The stretch of DNA AGACACAGTGATGTGGGACTGGCACGATGGGATGTGGAATGATGGTCATATGGCCGGATGGGGGATATGGAGCTGGGGGATGATGTTGATCGGTCTGCTGTGGATGGCACTTCTGATCGCCCTTCCCGTCTACGTCGTCTACTGGTTGACAACACGATCCTCAACGGACAGCCCCGCCGAGGATAGCGCACTCGCTGTCCTCCAGGAACGGTACGCTCGCGGCGAAATCGACGACGAGGAATTCGAC from Haloarcula litorea encodes:
- a CDS encoding SHOCT domain-containing protein, whose amino-acid sequence is MWDWHDGMWNDGHMAGWGIWSWGMMLIGLLWMALLIALPVYVVYWLTTRSSTDSPAEDSALAVLQERYARGEIDDEEFDRRRARLASDDDRS